A window of Ananas comosus cultivar F153 linkage group 11, ASM154086v1, whole genome shotgun sequence genomic DNA:
AGGGTATTATCGATAGATATATGTTTCTTGGTTTGTTTCTCTGGTTTTAGTATGCGTGAAAGAAATTAGCTGAGTTGCCGGTGCTGCAGTGCGCAGACGGGGAATGCGATATCATCAGCCAACATCCTTGTACAAGCTGCAGAAGCTGTACTGCCCAAACAGAAAAAGGCGCTGGTGGCTTCGGAGTACAAGCACTCTGTCATTGCGCATTTGAGGCGTGCGAAAGCGCACCAAGTTGGAGGTAGCTAAGAGATGCTGTATATACAACTAAACATACATAATTTACAAATTATCTAGTTCAATTTAAGCAGCATAGATGTTGAGTTTCCAAATGTGCTTTGAACTTTTAAGACCTAATTACCAATTAAAAGAATGTTCATTAACCAATTAAACTGCAGTTCATTGCTAGATGATGCTTCTGATAGCCTACTAGAGACTCTGTCCTGTTCTCTTCGGGAGCTGTTGGATGTTACTCTATTGTACAGTACTGACTTATTTTTCCTCGTCAGATTCGGTGCAATTACCGTATGATTTGCTTGTTCACATCTTCAGATATCTGGACGTGCGATCTTTAGTAGCTGTGAGTTTGGTCTGCTGGTATGCTGCTTTTTTCATGCTCAATTCACGCAAATAATTTTCTTGCCTATTGTTAACACTATCCATCTTCTCTTAGAAGGGCATGGAACTCTGCTGCAAATGGTAATAACTTGTGGCAGATGCTGTATTCGCTGTTCTTCGGGGATGGCTATAAGATTTGTGGAAGTGAAGAGGAAGGTTATCAATCTATTCAGCACAACAGGATAGGTCCAGAAAGAATAACAGATGTGAATCCAGCGAGCAGTTTTAATTGGAAAAGGGCTTTCCGGAGGAAATATACAGGTACAATCTTTTCCTTGTAATGTTTCAGGTAACTTTCATATGCTAGCTGCTTTGGGCACCATTATTCTAGCACTTTATATTCAAAATACATAAACATGTAAAGCtaccgccaaaaaaaaaaagggtaccAAAATTACAGTAAAGAGAGGATAATATGTGAATGATAGTTCTTGATATTCCattatgttggcttaaatgggccagcatcctgccctgtggcgggaggccatgtgggccgagtcatgttcgaaatggcgtgaggctgggttgggccgagtcatgttcgaagtggcgtgaggccaggtgggccgagtcacaatcgagacccgtgggcgctgtttctgtacgctttaagtgaattggttgcgtatttctaacagctcgagcttttgggattaatagttagcgccaacgatccgacacatTATTTCCTTGACTCCACTTATCTATGGCAATTGTGTGTTTTATATACATCTGCGTGTATCCACATTTATCAAGAACCAGAGATTGTTTACCTGCAGTAATCTCTGTTCTTCTATACTCTTCCTAAATTGTGAGTTTTCAGCAATCTTTCATCTCCGCTGATCAGTTCTCTTATTCCTCTGGTATGCCGCTTATGTTCCGTCTCACTAAAGTAGTTTATTTAGTCATGTTCGTCTTATCCCTCATATGGTTGCTCATCATCTTTTAATCATTGGTTATTTTAGCAACCTAGCCATCTTAGACATTTCAGGCATTCGCATGATTAGGATTAAGGGAAGACATTACAGCCTGAAGAAAAACTCGCCATTGAAAAATACCTTCCTGCTTTTAGTTTGTGCTACATGGATGGCTCCAATATTGAACTGCAATTTGGATACATCTTATATTTTCTGCTTCTCTTTCGCATTGGTTGTTTATTTTCTTCCATGGTTGTGGTGAAGTAGCAGTGTTTCTCTTGTCTAGTGTCTATGATGGATGAGTGGATAACTATATTACAGGTAATTCATCGTTCAAGTTCACACCAATTAGGGCATTTTGCACATGCTGTGGATCAAAATTTTGGTTCAGTAATCTGACATGTGCTACCCCACACGACTGCCACAAGCTCGGGAATTATGAAGGAAAAATAAGACCAATATCCACTAGTCGGGTAATTCTCTCAATTAATTTGGACTGCTGATGTTTGTTTCCACATATTTTGCCTCTCTAATGCGATCATTTATACTGTTAACTATATGTTGAAGAAACTTTTACGAAAAATGGAGTTCAAAAATAATAAGTTTTAACATGGCATACTCTCTGGTATATATGATCAGCTCTATGCTTACattcccaaaaaataaaacaaaaacttcTCTCTTGCCCtttaaagacttttttttttcttctccttgacATGTAATGCTGGTGCAAATTCTAGATTCATCACTTCAAACAACATGCTCCTATCTACGTACCTAAATCTGCATTGCTATCTAGTGTTTCAACGACATAATAGCCGTTTCCTGGTACCAGGTTGTGGAGTATCTGTTGGGTGCGGCGAAGTTGACATCGTCGTCCTCTGATGGTTCTTCCTCTTCAGATAGTGATAATAGTGATTCCGAGGACCTGTTGCCGAGCAGAGCACGGCAGCTTCCCAAGTTGTGGGCCTATCCGAAGCTCGAGAGGAACTGACAGCTTGTTATCGATGTTTACAAGAGCTAATTCATGGACTGCTCGATCGTCGTCCATGTTCGAAGTTGTTAGATGATTGCAAGTTAATTGTCCGGAGAGAAACAGATGATTTTGATTTTCATGTTGTAAATTGAAAGTGTTTAGATTTGGGTTGTTGCAATGATGATAGCCTCTAGTTGCAACAATGTGAATTTCGGTTCCAATACGGGGTATGAAAAATCGTTTCCACCCGTTAAGCTTGGAATCAAGTACCCATAGGATGGATGGAATAGTAATTGTTTCCAACTATATTACTCCCCTGTTGCTCATATAGATTGATTAgttgaaggggaaaaaaagaaaaaaggaaaaaaaaaaaaaagaaaaagaagatcagGGGTCGTCAATGTTGCCGCGGTTTCAGACGCCGTGAAACCCTAACAAAATATGCAATCCACGCGTCCTACGAAACGGCTGTGACTTATGTACGAAGGTTAGATACAATCGTTAGAGAGGTCTCAACAATAGTAGGAGATTTACACCCCTCCGCTGGGCCCTTCGCAccgtctttttttaaaaaaaatttaattaaaaaaaaatccttaaatTCTCTCCCGAAAAAATGTGGCAAATTGATGGATCCGAAACGACCAAACTCAAAAGCGCAGTTGATAATCCGGCGGGATCCGAAAAGCGTTGCCGATTTTACTATCCGAAGGCAAACTTGGATTAAACCGCACTTTTGGCAAAAGCGATTAATCCATAGGTCCTTCGTTGTTTCGAAAgaatcaaaaaacaaaaatcataagaaaataataatgaaaacgAGAAACAGGAGAGGAAAAGGTAATGGATGCTCAGCGAATACGAACCAAATGGGATGATCTCTCATACAGATCGATCGACCGATCGTTGCGAAACGACGACGACCTTCGAAAGAGATTAATTGCGTCTCTTCATCGCATCCGAATAAAGGAGGGAGAGATTTTGAAACTTGTGTAAACAAGAGAAGGGACGAGGAGCCGCcgattatttatatttatttattttcgggGCCGGGGCGGCGGAGCGGGAGAGCCCTCTTCTCTCGAGCGATCCCCCTAGGGCAAAAGTTTGAGAGTTACCAACTACTTAAATAGAAGAGCGGCGATTCGCACGTGCCAGTGATAAGTGAGTATAGTTAACTCCGGCGCGACTCGTGCGAACCAAGGTCGAGGTCGAGTTTTTGTGCGGATATATGCGGCCTGGGTTTAGTCCACGTACTAActgatgaaaatttaaatatataatataaaatttagttcgtGGTGCCTATCCAAAAAGCAGAAATTTTTGTTATCCAGATAAAATCAGTTAATCAAATGTTTAGGTACTCAAACTACCCTTATTTCAATTGCAGGTAACAAATCAAGTGCGCGCTACAAATCAAAACAGGTTTGTGATTTAAATATGTTTTTTCTCATATGGCTTAAAATCCAGTTTGTATTACTCATATCAACCTAAAGCAACCATTTAATGTTATGCAAGCATAAGCAATTGGCCAACAGGAGCCAAAAGTCCAGACAAAGcatagtgtttggttcggggttaagtaaaaaccAGTTATTCTAgaaatagaattaaattcaggattaaaatgaaattagagtaattttgtgtttggttgagaattgaactTAATccggatataaaaaaaatagcgtttgattGAAATAGgtagaataagaagaatagtgcgttgttataaataaaaagtattaattttgccccaacttttatatttaaatttaattttttttattttatatttcaaatttaaataaataactttcaaaattacataattcaaaattaataaattaaatctcgaatttaaaaatttaaaatttaaattaattaaaaaatattaaatttaaaatttaaaatttaaaatgtaaattttaaaatttaaaatgtaaattttaaagtttaaaatttaaaattttaaacaataaatattagTTTTAAGATTgcaaattatacttttttaaaatttcaaatataaaatgtcaaatttaaaatttaaaaataaatttttaatttttaattttaaatttaaaaatagtaatattaattttaagattataaattataaatttttaaaatttataaactaaaattaaaattataaatttatatttaaaaattaaattggggtGGGATTAACTTAATCCCACCCCAATTCTAGGGGGAAGGTTTGTTAACCTCACCCTTAACGGTCGTTAAGGGTAGGGTTAACAAACCCCCCCACTCAAAAGATAGGGTTTGGGTATAAAAAGGGTGTTAACCCCCTAACCCCCcttttatccccgaaccaaaggACTAGGTAAACATAGGATCTAGGTAAATCAAATTTTCAAGCCAAGCCATAAAATATTGAGTACTTTTATGTAAGAATAAGCTGTCAAGGCTTCCAAACTAAAATCCAGACCATAAAGAATATCATAACACCTCATTCAATTTTACTTTCACCCATCCTGATAGAGTTCTCTTATAAGAACACAAGTTCCACATATGAAACACAATCTGTTTAGGCATTGATATGCACAATGATAGTTATCGCCACGAATAACAAGTATTTGTCACTTTAGCTGTTGCCATAGTCCAAAGTTTGCATTAAGAATGGTTATCATAACTTATACGGAACTGAACATTGCAGTCAAACAAAAGAGatatatttttcacattttcCTGTTTTAATCTACAGTTAACATATCAAAGAGTTGAAGAATATTGAAGGAACAAGCAAAATGTCCAACAAGAAAGTCTTTGCCAGCTATAAAACTTCAATCACTATGCAACTTACCTCAGTAACTCGAGAATTCCATTGAATCATTTCTTTGCTATACTCAAACATATCAAAATAAATTCAAGCTTACACCTTATCCAGTCACTTAAGCTTATGCACATGCTTAAACAACACTCGTTTGTGCCGACTAATGACTGCCAGCTTCTACCAGAAAAATTGTTTACCTCACAAATGATCAGCAACTTATCGCCTGACTACATGCCTATGTACAAACTTCATGAATCCGAATATTGCAATTGATAGCATAAAGAAATATCATAAATGGAGCTATTAATCCTTAAATAAGAAGAACTCAGAAATATCCGCCCAAAATTAGCTATATTGGTTTCCTTAATAAGGAGATTCCAGTCAGGAATGCACAGAAGCTCAAGGAGACAACATCTATGAAGAACTGTTGATCAATCTCAACACCAACACTACATCATCATGCatgatatattcaaaattaattgCCCAATCCAGATGACAAATACATCCCATGCGGACAAACATTGCCTCAAAATGAAGCAATTTAATTACTACTAGAAATGACATTCATCAACTCACACTGGACGAAAGTGTTTAGATGACCCACGTTACAAATATGCAAAACCACCCTATTACCGATAACAGCATTTTCCAATGTACCAATCAGATATTTCCA
This region includes:
- the LOC109717498 gene encoding F-box protein At5g52880, coding for MGEASSAEERYERLGLREALSRDADYAGACYELARTLRLAYAPLPKGFKSLVLDDTLFALRILPDAQTGNAISSANILVQAAEAVLPKQKKALVASEYKHSVIAHLRRAKAHQVGDSVQLPYDLLVHIFRYLDVRSLVAVSLVCWAWNSAANGNNLWQMLYSLFFGDGYKICGSEEEGYQSIQHNRIGPERITDVNPASSFNWKRAFRRKYTGNSSFKFTPIRAFCTCCGSKFWFSNLTCATPHDCHKLGNYEGKIRPISTSRVVEYLLGAAKLTSSSSDGSSSSDSDNSDSEDLLPSRARQLPKLWAYPKLERN